One part of the Clarias gariepinus isolate MV-2021 ecotype Netherlands chromosome 24, CGAR_prim_01v2, whole genome shotgun sequence genome encodes these proteins:
- the LOC128512629 gene encoding zona pellucida sperm-binding protein 3-like: MRCGTQQLALIMVLTLVTGGARGVRVGKEGARVGPEGRRYKAAGFLSDVRALPLGVRVHCTEHSMVVRARADLYGTGRLVHAGELRLGPETSAGHCGATRRVGGEHVITAGLHECGAQLRVEGDRLVYSNTLFHIPTPNPFGIVRSPGVAVPLECHYKRTHFVSSNIPSNPVSPALPSPMPMPQSKNDDWMFERWLDMTDSDKAVTMVASVLSAPHSAFKLFLDHCVVTLGPDTAVTPTCDLINDHRCSGVSRADGHVLTVKLNSVHHFRDNRPPGSAMFLRCWMKTAEAVQKQESVNKGCSYLGNSWCSVDGKHKACECCDREQDVLIQRWMTT; encoded by the exons ATGAGGTGTGGTACACAGCAGCTCGCGCTCATCATGGTATTGACGCTCGTGACCGGAGGCGCGCGCGGGGTCCGCGTGGGGAAGGAGGGCGCGCGGGTCGGACCGGAGGGGAGGCGGTACAAAGCCGCCGGGTTCCTGTCCGATGTGCGCGCGCTGCCGCTGGGCGTCCGCGTGCACTGCACGGAGCACAGCATGGTGGTGAGAGCGCGCGCTGATCTCTACGGGACCGGGCGGCTCGTGCACGCGGGAGAGCTGCGGCTCGGACCGGAGACCTCGGCGGGGCACTGCGGGGCGACACGGCGCGTGGGAGGCGAGCACGTGATCACGGCGGGACTGCACGAGTGCGGAGCACAACTGCGG gtTGAAGGTGACCGTTTGGTTTATTCTAACACTCTGTTCCACATTCCAACCCCAAACCCCTTTGGTATCGTCAGGTCTCCGGGCGTGGCAGTCCCCCTCGAGTGCCACTACAAGAG GACTCACTTCGTCAGTAGTAATATCCCGTCGAACCCTGTGAGCCCCGCCCTACCCTCGCCTATGCCCATGCCTCAGTCCAAGAACG ATGATTGGATGTTTGAGAGATGGCTGGACATGACCGATTCTGATAAAGCCGTGACCATGGTGGCGTCTGTGCTCAGCGCTCCTCACAGTGCCTTTAAACTCTTCCTGGACCACTGTGTGGTCACGCTGGGACCCGACACTGCAGTCACGCCCACCTGTGACCTCATCAATGACCACAG GTGTTCTGGTGTTTCCAGAGCAGATGGTCATGTGCTGACGGTGAAACTCAACTCGGTGCATCACTTCAGAGACAATCGACCCCCCGGCAGCGCT ATGTTTCTCAGGTGCTGGATGAAGACAGCAGAAGCGGTTCAGAAGCAGGAATCTGTAAATAAAGGCTGTAGCTACCTGGGCAACAG CTGGTGCAGTGTTGATGGGAAGCACAAGGCGTGTGAGTGCTGTGACCGGGAGCAAGATGTTCTGATCCAGCGATGGATGACTACATGA